Genomic window (Candidatus Eisenbacteria bacterium):
GCGGCGGCGCGCTCCCCGACCGTGGTGGCATCCAGGGGATCGCGGTTCCAGATGATGCGGAGCATGGGCGCGATGAGGAAGTAGAAGAGCGTGACTCCGCCGACGTTCACCATGAGATGCACGGGATCGCTCTTGCGGAAGACGCCGGAGGCCATGTTGCCGGCCACGCCCTCCCCGGCCCGCTGGTAGAGCGGGACGATGTACGTCCGGGTGAGCTCGTCCAGGTGCGGCCCCCCGTCGATGATCTCGCGCAACCACACCTTCATCCCGGGCAGGTTCCGGGCCGTGAAACGCGTGATGCCCTCGATCGCGTCGCCGAGCCCGATCGGGCCGGGCTGCTCGCGCGTCTGCTCGTAGATCGCGACGAGGCCGGTGATGACCCGCTCGAGCACCGCGCGATACACGGCGTCCTTGGTCGGGAAGTAGTAGAAGAGCATCCGCTTCCCGATCCCCGCCCGCTCCGCGATCTCGCGCGTCGTCGCGCCGGCGTAGCCGCGCTGCCCGAAGACCGCCTCGGCCGCGTCGAGGATGCGCGCCCGGACGTCGTCGGCCTGGGGGAGCTCGCGTGTCACGCGTCGGGTCGCCAGCGTCGCCATGTACCGCCCGGTACAAGGGGTCCTATCGCCGGCCCCTCGCGGCTGTCAAGGCGAAGTTCGGCGCCGGAAATGGCGGATTTCACGTTGACCATCCGAAGGGCGGCGGGTACATCGCGATAGAGAGGGAGGGAACGTACATGGCAAGGCTCATCGTGCTCGCGCTCGTGACCATCGGCCTCACGTTCGGCGTCGCCGCGGCCCAGTCGTCGACGGCCGAGTGTCGCCTGCAGGCCAAGAACGACTACAAGACCTGCAAGACCGATTGCCGGGAGGGGTTCCAGGCCGACAAAGACGGCTGCCGCAACTGCGACCACACCTTCGCCGAGGGGTGCCGGGCGTCGCGCGCCGTTTGTGTCGCGCCGTTCGAGGACCAGCTCGAGGCGTGCCTCGGCGTTTGCCGAACCGATCTCGACGCCGCCAAGGCGCTCTGCGCTCCCGGCGACGACGCGTGCATCGACGCCGCGCAGGTAGCCGCCTTCGTCTGCCGCGACACCTGTCGCGAGGACCAGACCGTGCGTGACGGCATCGCCAATTGCCGGACGATCTTCCGCGGCTGCATGAAGCAGTGCCCGCCGGCGAGCTGATCAGGTCATGAGCCACGACCCGGACGTCGCGCGGGCGATCCTCGACCTGCGCGGCGTCCGGTGTCCGCTCGCCTGGGCGAAGGCCAAGGTCTGGCTTGAGACGCTCGCGCGCGGCTCCGGCGTCGATCTCCTGGTCGACGATCCGCGCTCGGTTCGGGATCTGCCCCGCGCCGCCGAGGCGAACGGGCATCACGTGGTCGGGGTCGCCGAAGAGCGGCCCCTGTGGCGCATCACCCTCGAGGTCTGAGCCGGCGGTTTGACATCGCCCCGGCCCGTACGCTTTCCTGATCCTCATGCCGGCGCGCTCGGTGGGGTCGGGGACGGTCAGCTTCGGCCTGGTCTCGATCCCCGTCCGCTTCTACGTGGCGACGCACTCGGAGTCGCCCTCCTTCAACATGCTCCATCAGGCCTGCGGCTCGCGCATCAAGCAGCAGGTGTACTGCCCGCGCGACGAGCGCGTGGTCGAGCGCAGCGAGCTCATCCGGGGCTACGAGGTGGCGAAGGACCAGTACGTCACCTTCACCGACGAGGAGCTGCGCGCGCTCGAGGCGGCGGCGAGCCCGAGCATCGACATCGAGGAGTTCGTGCCGCTCGAGGCGGTCGACCCGATCTATTTCGAGACCTCGCACTACCTCGGCCCCGACAAGGGCGGCGACAAGGCCTATCACCTGCTCGCCGACGCCATGCGCGAGACCGGCGTGGTCGCGGTCGCGCAGCACGTGAGCCGCGGCAAGGAGCGCCTCGTGCTGATCCGTCCGATCGCGGAAGGCCTGGCGATCCACACGCTGTACTACGCGGACGAGGTCCGGCCCTTCGGCGAGATCGGCCTCGGCGAGCCGGGCCAGCGCCGAGCGGGCGAGATGGACCTGGCGAAGCAGCTGGTGGGACAGCTCACGTCGAAGGGCTTCCGGCCCGAGCAGTATCACGATCACTATCGCGATCGGCTGCGCGAGATCGTCGAGAAGAAGGTCGCCGGCGAGGAGATGACCATCGCCGAGCCGGCCACGCCCCGCGCGCAGGTGATCGACCTCATGGACGCCTTGAAGCAGAGCCTCGCGCGCGAACGGAAGCCGGGAGCGATGAAGCCGGCCGCCGTGGTAGCCGTCGCCTCCAAGCGTCGTGCGACGGGCGGATCGGGGCGCGCTGCTTCGAAGAAGAAGCAGTGACGACGCCCGAACGCCGGATCGACACGCCCGCCGCATTCGACACCAAGCAGGCTGCGCGCATCGTCGGATTGCCGGCCGGGCGGCTCCGCCAGTGCGTCCGCGCCGGCCTCGTCGCGCCGCAACGCGACGGCCATGGGCACCTGCGTTTCGACTTCGTCGACCTGGTCCTGCTGCGCACGACGCGCGGTCTGCTCGCGAGCCGCGTGCCGCTCCGGAAGATCGGCCGCGTGCTCACGTCCCTGCGCCGACAGATCGGCGATCTGCCGCTCACGCGGCTCTCGGTCTACGCCGACGGCAAGCGCGTCGTCGCCTGGGACGGCGCCACGCGCTGGCAACCCGAGTCCGGCCAGTTCTTGTTCAACTTCGACACCGAGAGCGTGCTCCGGCGTGCCACGACGGTTGCGAATCTCCCGCCGCCGAAGCGCACGAAGCTGCCGCGCCTCACCGCCGAGCAGTGGAGCGACCTCGCGATGGAGATCGAAGACAGCTCCCCGCTCGAAGCGCGCGCCGCCTACCACCACGCCCTCGACCTCGACCCGGGCAACATCGTCGCGCGCATCAACCTCGGCCGCCTGCTGCACACCGAGAGCAACCTGGTCGGGGCCGAGGCGCACTTCCGCGAGGCCGTTCGCTACGATCCCACCTGCGCGCTCGCGTGGTACAATCTCGGCGTCGTGCTCGAGGATCTCTCGCGTCCCGTCGAAGCGCTGCCCTGCTACGAGCACGCGGTCCACGCCGACGACGAGCTCGCCGACGCGCACTGGAACCTCAGCCTGCTGTACGAGAAGACGGGCCGGCATCGCGACGCCCTTCGCCACCTGGCGCAGTATCGAAGGCTCACCGCGAAACGACGATAGGCGCCCCGATGGCGCGCAGCGCGATCGCCAAGCTCCCCCGCATCGTCGTCGGCACGTCCGGCTTCAGCTATCCGTCGTGGCGCGGGACCTTCTACCCCGCCGATCTGGCCGCCGGCGACATGCTCCGCTTCTACACGGGCTCCTTCCAGACGGTCGAGATCAACCACTCCTTCTATCGCCTCCCGACCGCGACGCTGCTCGCGAGCTGGCGCCGTCAGACGCCGCCGGCCTTCCGCTTCGCCCTGAAGGCCCCGCAGCGCATCACGCACCAGCTCCGCTTGCGCGAGGCCGAGGAGATCACGACGCGCTTCGTGACGCTCGCGCAGACCCTCGGCGAGCAGTGCGGGCCGCTCCTCTTCCAGCTCCCGCCTCACCTGCGCGCCGACACCCCGCGGCTCGCCGATTTCCTCGCCGTCCTCCCGCCCCGCACCGAGGCCGCGTTCGAGTTCCGGCATCCGAGCTGGTTCGTCGACGAGATCTACGAGACGCTCGCGCAGCATCGCGCCGCCCTCTGCGTCGCCGACGCCGATGGGCTCACGACGCCGCTCATCGCGACGGCACCGTTCGGCTACCTGCGCCTGCGGCGTGACGACTACACGGACGCGGCGCTCGCCGACTGGGCGCGGCGCATCCGCGAGATCACGCGCTGGAAGCGCGCCTACGTCTACCTGAAGCACGACGAGGCCGGCCGTGCGCCGGCGCTCGCTCAAGTGCTGCTGCGCGCGCTCGCGTAGGCGGCCATCGCGCTGCGCGCCGAGGCCTGGTGGAACGCGAGCGCCGCCGACGGATAGCGGTGCGCCTGACCGTAGACGCACTCCATGCGCGCGTGACAGCCGCCGGCGCACGTGTCGGCCGGCGCGAGGCGATGCGCGGCACAGCGCGGGACGTCCCATCCGCGCGGCCCGACCGCCGCTGCGGGACACGCCGCGATGCACGGGCGCAGCGTGCAGGTGGGACAGGGATCGAAGCCGTCGGCCGGACGCGCCGCCGTCAGCACGTCCGGCAGGGCCACGGCGGCGCGCAGCGCGATCCAGGGGCCGTAGACCGGGTGGATGAGCACGCCGACGAGGCCCGGCCGGCCGAGCCCCGCGACCTCGGCGAGCGTCTGGAACGCAACCGGCACGGGAGCCGTGTCGAACGGAAACAGGCAGCGCGCGTCCGGTTCGTTTACCGCGGCGGTCACCACCTCGCGCGTGAAGCGATCGAGCGGATCGGGCGGCTCGGCGCGCTCCGGCCGGGCGCGGCAGGCATCGCGGAACGCCCCCCAGAACGCGCCGCCTCCGTTGCCGACGACGATCAGCCCCCGCGCCGCGGGCAGGTGCGGCGCGATCCGGTGACGCGCCGGCACGCGTTCGTCGTAGGCGGCGACGCTCGTCGCGCCGACGAGGTTCAGGCCCGAGCGAGCGAGCCGCTCGGCGAGCGTCGATACGACCTCCATTACTTGACAAGGTCTCCACTCCCAGCCTACCTAAGGCGGTCAGCCCCCACCACCCCACAAGAGGAGGAGTAGAAGCATGACACCTGAGGAAATCTTTTCGGCGATGCCGGCCCAGCTGGATCAGAACGCTGCCAAGGGCGTGAACGCGACGATCCAGTTCAATCTCTCCGGCGACAACGGCGGGCAGTGGTACGTCACGATCAAGGACGGCAAGGCCGAGGTGAGCAAGGGCACCGCGCCGTCGGCGAACATGACCATGTCGATGGCGGCGAACGACTACGTCGACATGACCACCGGCAAGCTGAACGGCCAGATGGCCTTCATGAGCGGCAAGCTCAAGATCTCCGGCGACATGGGTCTCGCCATGAAGATGCAGACCCTCTTCAAGCGTCCGTAACGAACGCTCGACGCGAAAAAGCCGGGTGGACGTGCGTCGTCCATCCGGCTTTTGCGTTCTGGGCCCTGGTTCAGTCCGGCTTGGGGAGTCGCGCGCTGATGCCGCCGAGCCCGAGCAAGATGCTCCCGAACACGAGCCCGCCCAGCCCCGACGCGACCGCGCCGGCGACGAGCGCCCAGTGTCGTCCCGCGGCGGCGTAGTAGTCCGCCTTGAAGAGCGGATGATCCTCATGGCGCTCGTACGCGTCCTTGGCCTTGGCGAAGTCGGCGTCGGTGAGCGCGAGCGTGCCCGTGTAGCCGGCCGCGGCGAATCCGAGCGCCATCACCGCGACGCCGAGCAGACGTAGCCATCCCGTCATGCACGCTCCTCCGAGGTGGCGGCGCGGAGCTCTCGCCGGAACGTCCCGACGCGACGGCGCCGGCGCCGATCGTATCCGATCCACTTCGCGGCCGGCACGGCCGCGTGCGGCACGCGCGCGAAGCCGATGCGCTCGAAGAACTGCGCCGCGCGGTCGTCTATCGTGCAGGCGAAGACGTACTCGAGGTTGCGCCGCGCCGCCTCGGTCAGCAGGGCCCCGACGAGCCGTTCCCCCAGCCCTTCCCCCTTGAACCGCGTGATCGTGTAGAGCCCGACGATCTCGCCCGCGCGATCGTCCGCGTAGGCCACCGTGTGCAGCGCGGCCACGCCCGCAAGGTGCCGGTTGCAGATGGTCGCGCCGTAGGCCGTCGCCAGCACGTGGGCGACCTCTTCCGGCGTGCGGAACTTGAGCAGGCCTTCGCGCTGCCCTCGTCCGAGGAGCCGCTCGGCCTGCGCGAACTCGTCGAGCGCGAGCGGACCCACGCGGCAGTAGTCGTCGACGGTGAAGAGCGTGCCCGAGCCGGTGTACGTGAAGAGCTCCTCGCCGATGCCCGACGGCGTGCAGAGGTTCACCGACTCGACGCCATCCTCGAGCGCGCGGTCGACGGCGACGAGGAGGCTGCGCCGGTTGCCGAGGCCCGTCCACTCGGCCTCGCCCTGGCTGAGGAGCGTGTCGAGCACGTGCCCGTCGACGAACGAGAGGCGCGAGCCGCCCGCGGCGAGCCCGCCGTCCGGCTCGACGAGGACGACCTTCGGGATCCGCAGCTCGGTGGCGAGCGTCGTCGCGTGCGCGGGATAGGACACCGCGACCTGACCGGTCACGCTCAGCACGCACAGTCGCCCGCGCCGGAAGCGCGGCCAGAGCTGCGAGCGCAGCCCCTCGCCGTCCCAGGAAGCGCGGTTGCCGAGTCGCACCGGGAGCATCGGGGAGACGTCGCGCCGCCGGCCCGACGTGCGCCGCGACTTGCGGTGCCGCTCGATCGCCGCCAGCAGCCGCCGCTCCGTTCCCGGCCGCCCGGCCGGCCACCACACGAGCACGCGCGTGCCGTTGCGCATCAGCTCGGCGATGGTCGCAGCCAGCGGATCGAGCGGCGCCCGCTCGGCGACGACGCGTGGCGCGAGTGCGACGAGCACGCTCCGTCCTCGCAGCTCCTCGAGGTAGAAGTCCTTCTCGCCGAAGGGCTCCTTGCTCGTCCTCACCCCGAGCGCTTCCTGCATCGCGTCTCGGCCCCCATAGCACACGCGAGCCGCGCCACAAGCGCGAGATTGCCCCAGCCGCGCGCGGCCGCTACGAGTCGCCCGTCGTGCGCCGCCACGCCACCGTCCTCTTCGCCAGCGTCGTCGTGCTGGCAACGCGGATCGCGGTCGCCGACGCACGTTCGGGCGCCGTCGCGACCGAGCATCAGCTCGCCGCGGACGCCGGCGCCGCCGCGCTGCGCGCCGGCGGATCGGTGGTCGACGCCGCGATCGCGGCGGCGGCGGCCGTGTGCGTCGTCCACGCCTCGTCGTGCGGGATCGGCGGCGGCGGTTTCGCGCTCGTGCATACGCAGGGCGGCGACGCCGCACTCGACTATCGCGAGACGGCGCCGGCGGGCGCGACGCCGGACCGCTACCTGCGCGACGGGAAGCCCGACCCGACGCTCACCCGCAAGGGCGGCCTCGCGGT
Coding sequences:
- a CDS encoding Ku protein; the protein is MPARSVGSGTVSFGLVSIPVRFYVATHSESPSFNMLHQACGSRIKQQVYCPRDERVVERSELIRGYEVAKDQYVTFTDEELRALEAAASPSIDIEEFVPLEAVDPIYFETSHYLGPDKGGDKAYHLLADAMRETGVVAVAQHVSRGKERLVLIRPIAEGLAIHTLYYADEVRPFGEIGLGEPGQRRAGEMDLAKQLVGQLTSKGFRPEQYHDHYRDRLREIVEKKVAGEEMTIAEPATPRAQVIDLMDALKQSLARERKPGAMKPAAVVAVASKRRATGGSGRAASKKKQ
- a CDS encoding SCP2 sterol-binding domain-containing protein, whose protein sequence is MTPEEIFSAMPAQLDQNAAKGVNATIQFNLSGDNGGQWYVTIKDGKAEVSKGTAPSANMTMSMAANDYVDMTTGKLNGQMAFMSGKLKISGDMGLAMKMQTLFKRP
- a CDS encoding tetratricopeptide repeat protein: MTTPERRIDTPAAFDTKQAARIVGLPAGRLRQCVRAGLVAPQRDGHGHLRFDFVDLVLLRTTRGLLASRVPLRKIGRVLTSLRRQIGDLPLTRLSVYADGKRVVAWDGATRWQPESGQFLFNFDTESVLRRATTVANLPPPKRTKLPRLTAEQWSDLAMEIEDSSPLEARAAYHHALDLDPGNIVARINLGRLLHTESNLVGAEAHFREAVRYDPTCALAWYNLGVVLEDLSRPVEALPCYEHAVHADDELADAHWNLSLLYEKTGRHRDALRHLAQYRRLTAKRR
- a CDS encoding DUF72 domain-containing protein translates to MARSAIAKLPRIVVGTSGFSYPSWRGTFYPADLAAGDMLRFYTGSFQTVEINHSFYRLPTATLLASWRRQTPPAFRFALKAPQRITHQLRLREAEEITTRFVTLAQTLGEQCGPLLFQLPPHLRADTPRLADFLAVLPPRTEAAFEFRHPSWFVDEIYETLAQHRAALCVADADGLTTPLIATAPFGYLRLRRDDYTDAALADWARRIREITRWKRAYVYLKHDEAGRAPALAQVLLRALA
- a CDS encoding TetR family transcriptional regulator encodes the protein MATLATRRVTRELPQADDVRARILDAAEAVFGQRGYAGATTREIAERAGIGKRMLFYYFPTKDAVYRAVLERVITGLVAIYEQTREQPGPIGLGDAIEGITRFTARNLPGMKVWLREIIDGGPHLDELTRTYIVPLYQRAGEGVAGNMASGVFRKSDPVHLMVNVGGVTLFYFLIAPMLRIIWNRDPLDATTVGERAAAARDCLLHGLAGPAGPKETSS
- a CDS encoding sulfurtransferase TusA family protein, encoding MSHDPDVARAILDLRGVRCPLAWAKAKVWLETLARGSGVDLLVDDPRSVRDLPRAAEANGHHVVGVAEERPLWRITLEV
- a CDS encoding GNAT family N-acetyltransferase, whose protein sequence is MRTSKEPFGEKDFYLEELRGRSVLVALAPRVVAERAPLDPLAATIAELMRNGTRVLVWWPAGRPGTERRLLAAIERHRKSRRTSGRRRDVSPMLPVRLGNRASWDGEGLRSQLWPRFRRGRLCVLSVTGQVAVSYPAHATTLATELRIPKVVLVEPDGGLAAGGSRLSFVDGHVLDTLLSQGEAEWTGLGNRRSLLVAVDRALEDGVESVNLCTPSGIGEELFTYTGSGTLFTVDDYCRVGPLALDEFAQAERLLGRGQREGLLKFRTPEEVAHVLATAYGATICNRHLAGVAALHTVAYADDRAGEIVGLYTITRFKGEGLGERLVGALLTEAARRNLEYVFACTIDDRAAQFFERIGFARVPHAAVPAAKWIGYDRRRRRRVGTFRRELRAATSEERA